A region from the Malus domestica chromosome 07, GDT2T_hap1 genome encodes:
- the LOC103438741 gene encoding MATH domain and coiled-coil domain-containing protein At3g58210-like — protein sequence MTSNNREEEEVVSGTFTWVIENFSKLNNDNLFSDVFTIAGFKWRILVVRPKWLSDQDPNGLVQLAIYLGIADASSLAPGWSRYSSFSLTLVNRLDTNKSITKPATGSVKEFTENHKEWGFKSFIPLIKLYDSAAGYLVNDTCIVEARLNVSIRIGDQGSNVSASTDHSEKEHKAQEPLVLNSKAENSSPAPKTPCSEFQHTPDSEKVCTEPADGGPTEPSLVKELGELPTNLTGELMEFRGLGQIEKAFIPLLEEVCSLHPSLIESMQKRNRMVVECAFTTLGGLLHFLKTTKVKDMTEDACSCLQSLWEDVHMFKFDLAWLETHVQSALDMKKLLERSRRVKRLREDVEILDNEMKRRSAALAVTEVDLEIAKRDLEKEEKGIAAIDMDSELGYGMR from the exons ATGACGAGCAACAacagggaagaagaagaggttgTGTCTGGGACATTCACATGGGTGATCGAAAACTTCTCTAAGCTCAACAACGACAACCTTTTCTCTGACGTTTTCACCATCGCTGGTTTCAAatg GAGGATCCTTGTTGTACGTCCAAAGTGGTTATCCGACCAAGATCCTAATGGCCTAGTCCAGTTGGCCATATATTTGGGCATTGCCGATGCTTCAAGCTTGGCACCTGGATGGAGTAGATATTCCAGCTTTAGCTTGACCCTGGTCAATCGACTTGACACCAACAAGTCAATCACAAAGCCTGCAACCG GATCTGTAAAAGAGTTCACAGAAAACCACAAGGAGTGGGGCTTCAAATCCTTCATCCCTCTCATCAAGCTTTATGACAGCGCTGCGGGTTATCTTGTGAATGATACATGTATTGTTGAAGCCCGGCTTAATGTCTCAATTAGGATTGGAGACCAAGGAAGTAATGTTTCTGCAAGTACGGATCACTCAGAGAAAGAGCATAAAGCGCAGGAACCTTTGGTTCTGAATTCTAAAGCTGAAAACTCTTCACCGGCGCCTAAAACACCATGTTCTGAATTCCAGCATACACCAGATTCTGAAAAAGTTTGCACTGAACCTGCTGATGGTGGCCCTACTGAGCCTTCTCTGGTCAAGGAACTCGGGGAATTACCCACGAACCTAACGGGTGAGCTTATGGAATTTAGGGGTTTAGGACAAATCGAGAAAGCTTTTATTCCGCTGCTAGAGGAAGTTTGTTCGTTGCATCCTTCATTGATTGAGAGCATGCAGAAGAGAAATCGTATGGTTGTTGAATGTGCATTCACAACTTTAGGGGGACTCTTGCATTTTCTGAAGACTACGAAGGTGAAGGATATGACTGAGGATGCCTGTTCATGCCTTCAAAGCTTATGGGAGGATGTCCATATGTTCAAATTTGACTTGGCGTGGCTGGAGACTCATGTTCAATCAGCTTTGGACATGAAGAAGCTACTGGAAAGGTCAAGGAGAGTGAAAAGACTGAGAGAAGATGTGGAGATATTGGATAATGAGATGAAGAGGCGGAGTGCTGCGCTAGCTGTGACAGAGGTGGATCTTGAGATAGCGAAAAGAGACTTGGAAAAGGAGGAAAAGGGCATCGCCGCGATAGATATGGATAGCGAGCTAGGTTATGGGATGCGTTAG
- the LOC103438645 gene encoding MATH domain and coiled-coil domain-containing protein At2g01790-like — translation MTSNNREDEEVVSETFTWVIENFSKLQNDKHYSDVFTIAGFKWRILVWPKGNKVNSKMQFSMYLSIPSASTLESGWTRFAHFSLSVLNQLDSNKTITKFTKGSYKEFKEHTSEWGFRSFMLLSELYDETAGYLVNDTCIVEVKVHIPIDQRANSSAESALMQSIKKEHVGQERSHVHSVQTVESSPAPIMPSSEPLTPFQETSGPEQVCAKAIIKSLPDPSLVKEFGEVPTKPTGGVKELGEVPTKPTGEVKVKELGEVPTKPMGEVKVKELGEVPTKPTGEVKELEDVPTKPAGEVKELAEVPTEPTGELMDFRGLGLIEKAFVPLLEEACTVHPSLIECVRKKNRKVIECALTTLGGLLHFLKTKKVKDMNEDAFAQLRSLWEDVEMFRFDLGWLEPLVQSALGKKKFLERARRVKRLRDDVEVLDNEKKRRSAALVVTEVELEEAKRELAKEEEGFNEKDMDSELAVVS, via the exons atgACGAGCAACAACAGGGAAGATGAAGAGGTTGTGTCTGAGACATTCACATGGGTGATCGAAAACTTCTCTAAGCTCCAGAACGACAAGCATTACTCCGACGTTTTCACCATCGCTGGTTTCAAAtg gaggatccttgTATGGCCGAAGGGCAACAAAGTAAATTCGAAAATGCAGTTCTCCATGTATTTGAGTATCCCAAGTGCTTCAACTTTGGAATCTGGCTGGACTAGATTTGCCCACTTCAGCTTGAGTGTGCTCAATCAACTCGACAGCAACAAGACAATCACAAAGTTTACCAAGG GCTCTTATAAAGAGTTCAAAGAACACACGAGTGAGTGGGGCTTCAGATCATTCATGCTGCTTAGTGAACTTTATGACGAGACTGCAGGTTATCTTGTGAATGATACGTGCATTGTTGAAGTGAAGGTCCATATTCCAATAGACCAGCGAGCTAATAGTTCTGCAGAATCTGCACTTATGCAGTCTATAAAGAAAGAGCATGTTGGGCAGGAACGTTCACATGTGCATTCTGTGCAAACTGTAGAGTCTTCTCCAGCACCTATTATGCCAAGTTCAGAACCGCTGACTCCTTTCCAAGAAACATCAGGCCCTGAACAAGTTTGCGCTAAGGCTATTATTAAAAGCCTTCCTGACCCTTCTCTGGTCAAGGAGTTTGGGGAAGTTCCCACCAAACCAACAGGGGGAGTCAAGGAACTAGGGGAAGTTCCCACCAAACCAACGGGGGAAGTCAAGGTCAAGGAGCTTGGGGAAGTTCCCACCAAACCAATGGGGGAAGTCAAGGTCAAGGAGCTTGGCGAAGTTCCCACCAAACCAACGGGGGAAGTCAAGGAGCTTGAGGATGTTCCCACCAAACCAGCGGGGGAAGTCAAGGAGCTTGCGGAAGTTCCCACCGAACCAACAGGTGAGCTTATGGATTTTCGTGGGTTGGGACTAATAGAGAAAGCTTTCGTCCCACTGCTGGAGGAAGCTTGTACAGTGCATCCTTCGTTGATTGAGTGCGTACGTAAGAAGAATCGCAAAGTTATTGAATGTGCTTTGACAACTCTTGGAGGGCTCTTGCAttttcttaaaacaaaaaaGGTGAAGGATATGAATGAGGATGCCTTTGCTCAGCTTCGAAGTTTATGGGAGGATGTCGAGATGTTCAGATTTGACTTGGGGTGGCTGGAACCACTTGTTCAATCTGCTTTGGGTAAGAAGAAGTTTCTGGAAAGGGCAAGGAGAGTGAAAAGGCTGAGGGATGATGTTGAAGTTTTGGATAATGAGAAGAAAAGGCGGAGTGCTGCACTTGTGGTTACAGAGGTAGAGCTTGAGGAAGCAAAGAGAGAGCTGGCAAAGGAGGAAGAGGGCTTCAACGAGAAAGATATGGATTCTGAGCTAGCTGTGGTGAGTTAG
- the LOC103438644 gene encoding histone-lysine N-methyltransferase, H3 lysine-9 specific SUVH1-like, whose amino-acid sequence MEGGSSHNFVPPSAGIDKSRVLDVRPLRSLMPVFPATSQAPSFPGMPPFGHTPNGFPPFYPFNVPLSQASPDLNSEMRTPTGPMPAPIRSYRAPAPSGSDDFPEDSNGEGFFDPHVGSSASRKKTSKASSSRKKTKKNGDGGSVTNNGSGVTFVPVMSSFQIEDGNRELVNYVLMNFDALRRRICQIEENKETKTGLIKRADLKAGNILMSKKVRTNMRRRIGVVPGVEIGDIFFFRMEMCAVGLHAPSMAGIDYMTGKGDGEKDPVALSIVSSGGYDDEAEDSDVLIYSGQGGNSNNKDKDREVADQKLERGNLALQRNLHHGNEVRVIRGMKEDVNSMTKIYVYDGLYKVHESWTERGKAGCNIFKYKLLRVPGQPPAFAVWQTLRKWKDGFSSRAGLVLQDLTSGTEPVPVSLVNEVDNEKGLASFTYFPTLKYTKSFSLMPPSFGCNCRSACQPGDMNCSCIQKNGGDFPYTSNGILVSRKQLLHECSPTCPCTPNCKNRVSQTGVKLRLEVFKTRDRGWGLRSWDSIRAGAFICEYAGEVIDEAKLKQKEGGGENDEYIFDTGRDYESFKWSYEPGLLEESPHDVNEDYNIPYRLIISAKNVGNVGRFINHSCSPNVFWQPVVYEHNNQSFVHIAFYAIRHIPPLTELTYDYGTSSTEAGSNSGPNRKNKCLCGLSKCRGYFG is encoded by the coding sequence ATGGAAGGAGGGTCAAGCCACAACTTCGTTCCTCCTTCAGCTGGGATTGATAAGTCAAGGGTTTTGGATGTTAGACCTCTGCGTAGTTTGATGCCGGTGTTCCCAGCTACGTCTCAAGCCCCATCCTTTCCGGGCATGCCTCCCTTTGGCCATACCCCTAATGGGTTTCCTCCGTTTTACCCGTTTAACGTACCACTATCTCAGGCCTCACCTGATCTAAATAGTGAGATGAGGACACCAACCGGTCCCATGCCCGCTCCTATCCGGTCATATAGAGCTCCAGCCCCATCTGGCTCCGATGACTTTCCAGAGGATTCCAATGGAGAAGGGTTCTTTGATCCTCATGTAGGTTCTAGTGCATCTCGAAAGAAGACCTCAAAAGCTAGTTCATCTCGAAAGAAGACCAAGAAAAATGGAGATGGCGGTTCAGTAACAAACAATGGGTCAGGCGTGACCTTTGTTCCTGTTATGAGTtcatttcaaattgaagatGGTAACAGGGAGTTGGTTAATTATGTACTCATGAATTTTGATGCACTCCGGAGAAGGATCTGTCAAATTGAAGAAAACAAGGAAACGAAAACTGGGCTTATTAAGCGTGCAGATTTGAAAGCTGGTAACATTTTGATGAGCAAAAAGGTTAGGACAAACATGAGGAGGAGAATTGGGGTTGTCCCTGGAGTTGAGATTGgcgacattttctttttccgaATGGAAATGTGTGCGGTTGGATTACATGCTCCATCGATGGCTGGAATTGACTACATGACTGGCAAGGGTGATGGTGAAAAAGATCCGGTGGCTTTAAGCATTGTTTCTTCAGGAGGCTATGATGATGAGGCAGAGGACAGCGATGTCTTGATATACAGTGGTCAGGGTGGAAATAGCAAcaacaaagacaaagatagggaggTGGCTGATCAGAAGCTTGAAAGGGGTAATCTTGCTCTTCAGAGAAATTTGCATCATGGCAATGAAGTACGAGTGATTCGGGGCATGAAAGAAGATGTTAATTCAATGACAAAGATCTATGTCTATGATGGCCTATATAAAGTTCATGAGTCATGGACAGAGAGGGGGAAAGCTGGTTGTAATATATTCAAGTACAAGCTGTTAAGGGTGCCTGGACAGCCACCAGCTTTTGCAGTTTGGCAAACTCTTCGTAAGTGGAAGGATGGTTTTTCCTCAAGGGCTGGACTTGTTCTTCAAGACCTCACTTCAGGGACTGAACCTGTACCTGTTTCCCTTGTAAATGAGGTTGATAATGAAAAGGGGCTGGCTTCTTTCACTTATTTCCCTACACTCAAATATACTAAATCATTCAGTCTCATGCCACCTTCTTTTGGCTGCAATTGCCGCAGTGCATGCCAGCCAGGTGATATGAATTGCTCTTGCATTCAGAAAAATGGAGGTGATTTTCCTTATACTAGCAATGGGATTCTAGTCAGCCGTAAACAATTGTTACATGAATGTAGTCCTACGTGTCCATGCACTCCCAACTGCAAAAACCGGGTATCCCAAACTGGTGTAAAATTGCGGCTGGAAGTGTTTAAGACAAGGGATAGGGGTTGGGGCCTCCGGTCATGGGATTCTATTCGTGCTGGTGCTTTTATTTGTGAGTATGCTGGTGAAGTTATAGATGAAGCGAAGTTAAAACAGAAAGAGGGTGGAGGTGAAAATGATGAATATATTTTTGACACAGGCCGTGATTATGAATCGTTCAAGTGGAGTTATGAACCTGGATTACTAGAGGAGAGTCCTCATGATGTTAATGAGGATTATAACATTCCATATCGCCTGATCATAAGTGCGAAGAATGTTGGGAATGTAGGTCGGTTCATTAATCACAGTTGCTCACCAAATGTTTTTTGGCAACCAGTTGTATATGAACACAACAATCAGTCTTTTGTCCATATTGCTTTTTATGCCATCAGACACATTCCCCCTCTGACAGAGTTGACATATGATTATGGGACAAGTTCTACTGAAGCTGGCAGTAACAGTGGACCGAACAGGAAAAATAAATGCTTATGTGGATTGTCAAAATGCCGGGGTTATTTTGGTTGA
- the LOC103438643 gene encoding AP-4 complex subunit epsilon, producing the protein MEQLKTIGRELAMGSQGGFGQSKEFLDLVKSIGEARSKAEEERIVLLEIETLKRRLSEPDIPKRKMKEYIIRLVYVEMLGHDGSFAYIHAVKMTHDDNLLLKRTGYLAVSLFLSDDHDLIILIVNTIQKDLRSDNYLVVCAALNAVCKLINDETVPAVLPQVVDLLAHPKEAVRKKAIMALHRFYQKSPSSVSHLVSNFRKRLCDNDPGVMGATLCSLFDLITIDANSFKDLVVSFVSILKQVAERRLPKAYDYHQLPAPFIQIRLLKILALLGSGDKQSSEQMYTVVGDIFRKCDSSSNIGNAVLYECICCVSSIYPNPKLLEQAAQVISRFLKSDSHNLKYMGIDALGRLIKISPEIAEQHQLAVIDCLEDPDDTLKRKTFELLYKMTKSSNVEVIVDRMIDYMISINDNHYKTYIASRCVELAEQFAPSNQWFILTMNKVFEHAGDLVNVKVAHNLMKLIAEGFGEDDDDADSQLRSSAVESYLRIIGEPKLPSVFLQVICWVLGEYGTADGKYSASYITGKLCDVAEAYSNDESVKAYAVTAIMKIYAFEISAGRNVDFLPECQSLVEELSASHSTDLQQRAYELQAVISLDAPAVESIMPPDASCEDIEIDKNLSFLNGYVQEALEKGAQPYIPENERSGVLDISNFGNQDHHEALTHSLKFEAYELPKPVMPSRVPPAAVASSTELVPVPEPSYARETRQPASLPSVSDAGSSELKLRLDGVQKKWGRPTYSSSASPSTNSSSSTSHKTTNGVTQVDSVGNSNLKARDTYDSRRPQVEISPEKQKLASSLFGGPSKTEKRPSSANHKASKASTHTSEKSQAPKAAAVQAEVNREPAPDLLDLGDSTSSSSAPAIDPFKQLEGLLDQTDVASNVNHGTAGAAKAPDFMGLYADTPVSGLGSSVGDLLPTNRDEFNLTSELSNATRTAQGGVTQFNKGPNPKDALEKDSLVRQMGVTPTSPNPNLFRDLLG; encoded by the exons ATGGAGCAGCTCAAGACCATCGGCCGGGAGCTCGCGATGGGCTCCCAGGGCGGCTTCGGCCAATCCAAGGAGTTCCTCGACCTCGTCAAGTCCATCGGCGAAGCTCGATCCAAGGCGGAGGAGGAGCGCATCGTCCTCCTCGAGATCGAAACCCTTAAACGACGTCTCTCCGAGCCCGATATCCCCAAGCGCAAGATGAAGGAGTACATCATCCGCCTCGTCTACGTCGAAATGCTCGGCCACGACGGCTCCTTCGCCTACATTCACGCCGTTAAGATGACTCACGACGACAACCTCCTCCTCAAGCGCACCGGTTACCTCGCCGTTTCCCTCTTCCTCAGCGACGATCACGATTTGATCATCTTGATCGTCAACACCATCCAGAAGGATCTCAGGTCTGACAATTACCTCGTCGTTTGCGCCGCCCTCAATGCCGTTTGCAAGCTCATCAACGACGAGACTGTGCCTGCCGTTTTGCCCCAGGTCGTCGACCTCCTCGCCCATCCCAAGGAGGCTGTCAGGAAGAAGGCAATCATGGCGCTTCACCGATTTTATCAGAAATCGCCCTCCTCTGTTTCGCATCTGGTGTCAAATTTTCGGAAGCGGCTTTGCGATAACGATCCGGGCGTCATGGGTGCCACGCTCTGCTCGCTGTTCGATCTAATTACCATCGATGCGAATTCTTTTAAGGATTTGGTGGTCAGCTTTGTCAGCATTCTCAAGCAGGTCGCCGAGCGCAGGTTGCCCAAGGCCTACGATTACCATCAGCTTCCGGCGCCCTTTATCCAG ATTAGGTTGTTGAAAATTCTAGCATTGTTGGGGAGTGGTGATAAGCAATCGAGTGAGCAGATGTATACAGTAGTTGGCGATATATTTCGGAAGTGTGATTCCTCAAGTAATATTGGAAATGCTGTTCTTTATGAGTGCATTTGTTGCGTTTCTTCCATATATCCCAATCCTAAGTTGTTAGAACAGGCTGCTCAAGTCATCTCAAGATTTTTGAAG AGTGACAGTCATAATTTGAAATATATGGGCATTGATGCCCTTGGTCGACTGATAAAGATTAGTCCAGAGATAGCCGAGCAACACCAACTAGCCGTCATTGATTGCTTAGAG GACCCAGATGATACTTTGAAACGAAAAACGTTTGAACTATTGTACAAGATGACCAAGTCCTCCAATGTGGAAGTGATTGTGGATCGTATGATTGATTACATGATTAGCATTAATGACAACCATTACAAAACTTACATAGCTTCGCGATGTGTGGAGCTTGCAGAGCAATTTGCCCCAAGTAATCAATGGTTTATCCTG ACCATGAATAAAGTCTTTGAACATGCGGGGGATCTAGTGAATGTTAAGGTGGCACATAACTTGATGAAGTTGATCGCCGAGGGATTTGGagaggatgatgatgatgcaGATAGTCAGTTGAGATCATCTGCA GTGGAGTCATATTTGCGTATAATTGGTGAGCCAAAGCTTCCATCTGTATTTCTTCAG GTCATTTGTTGGGTTTTGGGAGAATATGGAACTGCTGATGGAAAATATTCTGCTTCCTATATCACTGGGAAGTTATGTGATGTTGCAGAGGCATATTCAAATGATGAATCCGTCAAG GCTTATGCCGTTACAGCAATCATGAAAATATATGCGTTTGAAATATCAGCTGGGAGAAATGTTGATTTCCTACCTGAG TGTCAATCTTTGGTGGAAGAACTATCAGCTTCTCACTCAACAGATCTGCAGCAGCGTGCATATGAATTGCAAGCTGTCATTAGCTTAGATGCTCCTGCTGTTGAGAGTATAATGCCACCAGACGCAAGTTGTGAAGACATTGAG ATTGATAAAAACCTTTCATTCCTCAATGGCTATGTCCAAGAAGCACTAGAAAAAGGTGCTCAGCCCTATATTCCTGAGAATGAGCGCTCTGGAGTGTTAGATATCAGCAACTTTGGAAACCAAGATCACCATGAAGCTTTAACCCATAGTCTTAAGTTTGAGGCATATGAGCTTCCAAAGCCAGTAATGCCATCAAGAGTTCCTCCAGCTGCAGTTGCTTCCTCAACTGAGCTTGTTCCAGTGCCTGAACCATCTTATGCAAGGGAGACCCGCCAGCCTGCATCATTGCCATCTGTGTCAGATGCAGGATCATCAGAACTTAAGCTACGACTCGACGGtgttcaaaaaaaatggggcaGGCCAACATATTCTTCTTCTGCATCGCCGAGCACGAATTCTTCAAGTTCTACTTCCCACAAAACAACGAATGGGGTCACTCAAGTAGATAGCGTGGGCAATTCGAATTTAAAAGCCCGTGATACTTATGATTCGAGGCGGCCACAGGTTGAAATTTCTCCAGAAAAGCAGAAGCTTGCCTCTTCACTGTTTGGAGGTCCATCAAAAACCGAGAAGAGGCCATCTTCTGCCAACCATAAGGCGTCTAAGGCGAGTACCCATACTTCAGAGAAGTCCCAAGCGCCAAAGGCAGCAGCTGTACAAGCTGAAGTTAATCGTGAACCTGCTCCAGACTTGCTCGACTTGGGTGACTCAACTAGTAGTAGTTCTGCTCCGGCCATAGATCCTTTCAAGCAGTTAGAAGGGCTTCTTGATCAAACTGATGTCGCTTCGAATGTGAACCATGGTACAGCAGGTGCTGCTAAGGCACCTGATTTTATGGGATTATATGCAGATACACCTGTCAGTGGGCTCGGTAGCAGTGTTGGGGATCTTTTGCCGACCAACAGAGATGAGTTTAATCTTACATCTGAGTTATCAAATGCCACAAGGACTGCTCAAGGCGGGGTAACACAGTTTAATAAGGGTCCTAACCCTAAAGATGCCTTGGAAAAGGATTCACTTGTAAGGCAGATGGGCGTGACGCCAACAAGTCCGAATCCCAACTTGTTTCGAGATTTGCTTGGCTAA